Proteins encoded together in one Halothermothrix orenii H 168 window:
- a CDS encoding DUF456 domain-containing protein, with translation MYTVMVMGWVLIIFLFIISLAGVIIPLIPDIIPLWIGIIIYSIIGSQSLPLIYWVILITVTVVIFTSDYLTNAYFVKKYGGNKWSVLGSITGILAGIVILGPLGLVVGPFIFVLIIEIMKGKRFEAALKVSTGTVIAFFSSIFIKFSLHVFLIIWFIIIII, from the coding sequence ATGTATACAGTGATGGTTATGGGCTGGGTATTAATAATATTTTTGTTTATTATTAGTTTGGCCGGGGTTATTATTCCTCTTATTCCTGACATAATACCACTGTGGATTGGTATTATTATCTATAGTATTATCGGGAGTCAATCACTTCCATTAATATACTGGGTTATCCTGATTACAGTAACAGTGGTTATATTTACTTCTGATTATCTAACAAATGCCTATTTTGTAAAAAAGTATGGTGGAAACAAATGGTCAGTTCTGGGTTCAATTACAGGAATATTGGCTGGTATAGTTATACTGGGGCCTCTGGGTCTGGTAGTTGGTCCGTTTATTTTTGTATTAATAATTGAAATAATGAAGGGAAAAAGATTCGAAGCTGCCCTTAAGGTCTCTACGGGAACGGTTATAGCTTTTTTTAGCAGTATTTTTATTAAATTTAGTTTACATGTTTTTTTAATCATCTGGTTTATAATAATAATTATTTAG
- a CDS encoding flavin reductase family protein: MKKVEYNDYIKEMTEALPRGAFLTVKSGDKVNTMTIGWGNIGYIWGKPVFMVLVRDSRYTYQLIENSKEFTVSIPFKGMKEELSFCGTKSGRDFDKFKECNLKKLTPDHVSTPFIGGCDLHYECKIMFKQRMNPENLDGNLDKKWYPHKDYHTLYFGEILGCYFDKDI, from the coding sequence ATGAAAAAAGTAGAATATAATGACTATATTAAAGAGATGACAGAGGCTTTACCCCGGGGGGCTTTTTTAACAGTTAAAAGTGGTGATAAAGTTAATACCATGACTATCGGCTGGGGTAATATAGGGTATATCTGGGGAAAACCAGTATTTATGGTTCTGGTCAGGGATTCAAGATATACATATCAGCTTATTGAAAACAGCAAAGAATTTACTGTTAGTATTCCCTTTAAAGGAATGAAGGAAGAGTTATCCTTTTGTGGGACAAAGTCCGGCAGGGATTTTGATAAGTTTAAAGAATGTAATCTCAAAAAATTAACCCCTGATCATGTAAGTACTCCTTTCATTGGTGGTTGTGATCTTCATTATGAATGTAAAATTATGTTTAAACAGAGGATGAATCCTGAAAACCTGGACGGCAATTTAGATAAAAAGTGGTATCCACACAAAGATTATCATACTTTATATTTTGGAGAGATACTGGGTTGTTATTTTGATAAAGATATTTAA
- a CDS encoding DJ-1 family glyoxalase III has translation MKILIPLAEGFEEIEAITSIDVLRRAGIEVITSSLTESTEVMGSHDVKVTADTTLDKVSVDNLDGILLPGGMPGSANLKDDIRIIKLIKRLNKKSGLIAAICAAPIVLEKAGVIKEKRATSYPGFDKEMKTCNYQENRVVVDGNIITGRGPGVAMEFALTVVNYLTSEDMVKELSEKMMVE, from the coding sequence ATGAAAATATTAATTCCACTGGCTGAAGGTTTTGAAGAGATAGAAGCTATTACCAGTATAGACGTTCTCAGGAGGGCCGGGATAGAGGTAATAACATCTTCTTTAACTGAATCAACTGAAGTTATGGGTTCCCATGATGTGAAAGTTACTGCCGATACTACCCTTGATAAGGTTTCTGTTGATAATCTAGATGGGATTCTTTTACCGGGGGGGATGCCGGGTTCAGCTAATTTAAAGGATGACATACGAATAATCAAACTAATTAAGAGATTAAATAAAAAATCCGGGCTGATTGCTGCTATCTGTGCTGCTCCCATCGTCCTTGAAAAAGCCGGTGTTATAAAAGAAAAAAGGGCGACCAGTTATCCGGGTTTTGATAAAGAGATGAAGACCTGTAATTATCAAGAAAATAGAGTAGTGGTAGATGGAAATATAATTACCGGACGGGGTCCCGGGGTGGCTATGGAATTTGCCCTGACTGTGGTTAATTATCTTACTAGCGAAGATATGGTTAAAGAACTTTCGGAAAAAATGATGGTTGAATAA
- a CDS encoding HAD family hydrolase, with protein MKLAIFDFNGTIFPKETMPFILNQWYKNKYSKYKLLKVFVPLIPLYLKYKMGLTSNLSKEEMEIEAVRGVSKIFTGMSKEEINNFFNRAVISAKKFFNKPVVMEITECKKKGYHTVLLSGAYKPFLREVGELLNIDTVIGSQFLYKDNCLNMISREGIISGSNKLDKLQSFFKEHKIDWENSKAYADSYHDLQLLKSVGKPVAVDPDFELEKVAKSNNWRIIHCN; from the coding sequence ATGAAACTCGCTATTTTTGATTTTAATGGTACAATCTTTCCTAAAGAAACTATGCCATTCATTTTAAATCAATGGTATAAAAATAAATATTCCAAGTATAAATTGTTAAAAGTTTTTGTACCACTTATCCCCTTATATCTCAAATATAAAATGGGACTTACATCAAATTTGAGTAAAGAAGAAATGGAAATTGAAGCAGTAAGAGGGGTCAGCAAGATTTTCACTGGTATGAGTAAAGAAGAAATAAATAATTTCTTTAATAGGGCTGTAATCTCAGCTAAAAAGTTTTTTAACAAACCAGTTGTTATGGAAATTACCGAATGTAAGAAAAAGGGGTATCATACTGTTTTACTTTCCGGAGCCTATAAGCCTTTTTTGCGGGAAGTGGGAGAGCTGCTCAATATAGATACAGTAATCGGCAGTCAATTTTTGTACAAAGATAATTGTTTAAATATGATATCCAGAGAGGGAATTATAAGTGGTTCGAATAAGCTGGATAAATTGCAGTCATTTTTTAAAGAACATAAAATTGACTGGGAAAATAGTAAAGCTTATGCAGATAGCTATCATGATTTACAGCTATTAAAATCGGTTGGTAAGCCAGTAGCAGTTGACCCGGATTTCGAATTAGAAAAAGTTGCAAAAAGTAATAACTGGCGAATAATTCATTGTAATTAA
- the trpB gene encoding tryptophan synthase subunit beta produces the protein MALDVRQLEDGFFGNFGGRYVPEKLVPVLEELKKAFLKYKDDENFNKELDYYLKEYVGRANPLYFAEKLSKKLNGARIYLKREDLNHTGAHKINNCIGQGLLAKRMGKNRIIAETGAGQHGVATATACALLGMDCVIYMGEKDTKRQALNVFRMELLGAKVVPVKTGSRTLKDAVDEALKDLIENYDNTFYMLGSAVGPDPYPTIVRHFQSVIGKEAKKQIIEKEGRLPDYIIACVGGGSNAIGLFYPFIEDKEVNIIGVEPGGKGSEPGQNAAPLNFGEPGVLHGFMCYMLKDKKGNVASTHSIAAGLDYPGVGPEHSYLKETGRARYTTINDEEALKAFNLLSQVEGIIPALESSHAVAQAIKLAPELDKNQIIIVNLSGRGDKDVHQIAGLMDKI, from the coding sequence ATGGCTTTAGATGTTAGACAACTGGAAGATGGTTTTTTTGGTAATTTTGGGGGGAGATATGTTCCGGAAAAATTAGTTCCGGTTCTTGAAGAACTTAAAAAGGCATTTTTAAAATATAAGGATGATGAAAATTTTAATAAAGAGCTGGATTACTATTTAAAAGAATATGTAGGGAGGGCTAACCCCCTGTATTTTGCTGAAAAATTATCAAAAAAATTAAATGGGGCCAGAATTTATTTAAAGAGGGAAGATTTAAACCATACTGGTGCTCATAAAATTAATAATTGTATTGGTCAGGGGTTACTGGCCAAAAGAATGGGTAAAAATAGGATTATTGCTGAAACTGGAGCAGGTCAACATGGGGTGGCAACTGCAACTGCCTGTGCTTTACTAGGTATGGACTGTGTTATTTATATGGGTGAAAAAGATACCAAACGGCAGGCCTTAAATGTATTCAGGATGGAGCTGTTGGGGGCTAAGGTTGTCCCTGTTAAGACGGGAAGCCGTACTTTAAAAGATGCAGTTGATGAGGCCTTAAAAGATCTGATTGAAAACTATGATAATACTTTTTATATGCTCGGGTCAGCGGTAGGTCCTGATCCCTATCCTACAATAGTTAGACATTTTCAGTCTGTTATCGGCAAGGAAGCTAAAAAACAGATAATTGAAAAAGAAGGTCGTCTGCCTGACTATATAATTGCCTGTGTCGGTGGTGGAAGTAATGCTATTGGTCTGTTTTATCCCTTTATTGAAGATAAGGAGGTTAATATAATTGGAGTAGAACCGGGAGGAAAGGGCTCAGAACCGGGGCAAAATGCAGCTCCCTTAAATTTTGGTGAGCCCGGTGTCTTACATGGTTTTATGTGCTATATGCTTAAAGATAAAAAAGGAAATGTTGCTTCTACCCATTCAATAGCAGCAGGACTTGATTATCCTGGTGTAGGACCGGAACATAGCTATTTAAAAGAAACAGGTCGGGCCCGGTATACAACCATAAATGATGAAGAAGCCCTTAAGGCTTTTAATCTTCTGTCACAGGTTGAAGGTATTATTCCGGCCCTGGAAAGTTCCCACGCCGTTGCCCAGGCTATAAAGCTGGCTCCAGAATTAGATAAAAACCAGATTATTATTGTTAATCTTTCAGGCCGGGGAGATAAAGATGTCCATCAGATTGCTGGTTTAATGGACAAAATTTAA
- a CDS encoding LysM peptidoglycan-binding domain-containing protein produces MTQRCPPNTRPYTIKAGDTFYSLARRFNISLSAIISANPEADPESLRIGQRICIPRQEYYPPCPEGNFYTIKRGDTLYSIAQRFSVSLDDLLEANPFIVPENLEVGTVICIPLATPPVDCPPGSITYTIKRGDTFYSIARRYNITVDELRRANQGINPEALLVGQKICIPDQE; encoded by the coding sequence ATGACACAAAGATGTCCGCCCAATACCAGGCCATATACCATCAAAGCTGGAGACACCTTTTATAGTCTGGCAAGAAGATTCAATATATCACTTTCGGCAATTATTTCCGCCAATCCAGAAGCGGACCCAGAATCATTAAGGATTGGACAGAGAATTTGTATACCCCGGCAGGAATATTATCCACCCTGTCCGGAAGGAAATTTTTATACAATAAAGAGAGGGGACACCCTTTATAGTATTGCTCAACGGTTTAGTGTCTCCCTTGATGACCTCCTTGAAGCTAACCCTTTTATCGTTCCGGAGAACCTGGAGGTAGGTACAGTCATCTGTATACCCCTGGCCACCCCGCCGGTTGATTGTCCCCCGGGCTCAATAACTTATACAATAAAAAGAGGTGATACCTTTTATTCAATAGCCAGAAGGTATAATATAACTGTAGATGAATTAAGAAGAGCCAATCAGGGAATCAATCCTGAAGCCCTTTTGGTTGGCCAGAAAATATGTATTCCTGACCAGGAATAA
- a CDS encoding thioredoxin domain-containing protein, with amino-acid sequence MIEYTKSKYTNRLINEKSPYLLQHAHNPVDWYPWGNDAFMKAKSEDKPIFLSIGYSTCHWCHVMERESFKDEEVARLLNENFISIKVDREERPDIDAVYMNVCQALTGSGGWPLTILLTPDKKPFFGGTYIPKNSRGGRMGLIDLLSRVTELWSKNNEKIIKNADKITSSIQRSMTDDSYKGHKETSLGKNTLEKAFDDLKVVFDVEYGGFGTAPKFPIPHQLIFLLHYWYRTGNDMALYMVEKTLTAMRCGGIFDHIGYGFHRYSTDRKWILPHFEKMLYDQALLTYSYSEAYLATENKKFLTTIKEIIDYVRRELKSDRGGFYSAQDAESEGVEGKYYTWSVKEIENILGKQADRFIETYSLKSDGNFIDEATGKKTGKNVLYLRNYKEEVEELKKEREKLFKVRQRRRPPFKDDKILTDWNGLMIAGLARAGQATGEIEYITMAREAADFIINNLYSSDNRLYHRFRKGEVSIKGNLNDYAFFIWGLLELYQDTFEVKYLKKALKLIDQQLNYFWDNKNGGFYFTPDDEEEILVRQKEIYDGATPSGNSVSIWNLYRIGHLTGNSDYEEIAENILRVFSDKIKNDPASYSMALIGLNSLLGPGYDVVVVGDKNKAKTHKILYSLKNEYIPNVNTLFKPAHNGKILTELGPFIENYHMINNLPTIYVCKDYSCRRPTNNVDEAISMLKK; translated from the coding sequence ATGATAGAATATACAAAAAGTAAATATACAAACAGGTTGATAAATGAAAAAAGCCCATATCTGCTTCAACATGCTCACAACCCGGTTGATTGGTATCCCTGGGGTAATGATGCCTTTATGAAGGCTAAAAGTGAAGATAAACCCATATTCCTTTCAATTGGTTATTCAACGTGTCACTGGTGTCATGTCATGGAGAGGGAATCCTTTAAAGATGAAGAGGTAGCCAGGTTATTAAATGAGAACTTCATATCGATTAAAGTTGATCGGGAAGAACGTCCTGATATTGATGCTGTATATATGAATGTATGTCAGGCATTGACAGGAAGTGGAGGCTGGCCTTTAACTATATTGTTAACCCCTGATAAAAAGCCTTTTTTTGGCGGGACCTATATTCCCAAAAACAGTAGAGGCGGAAGAATGGGTTTGATTGATCTTTTATCAAGAGTTACAGAATTATGGTCTAAGAATAATGAAAAAATTATAAAAAATGCAGATAAAATAACTTCAAGTATTCAAAGAAGTATGACCGATGATTCCTATAAGGGACATAAAGAAACATCTCTTGGTAAAAATACCCTTGAGAAGGCATTTGATGATCTGAAAGTTGTTTTTGATGTTGAATACGGTGGATTTGGAACAGCCCCCAAATTTCCAATTCCACATCAACTAATATTCTTACTCCATTACTGGTATAGAACAGGTAATGATATGGCTCTCTATATGGTTGAAAAAACCCTTACAGCTATGAGGTGTGGTGGCATATTTGACCACATAGGGTATGGCTTTCATAGATATTCGACTGATCGCAAGTGGATACTTCCCCATTTTGAAAAAATGCTTTATGACCAGGCTTTACTTACATATAGTTATTCAGAGGCCTATTTAGCGACTGAAAATAAAAAGTTTTTAACAACTATCAAAGAAATAATTGACTATGTAAGAAGAGAGTTAAAGTCTGACAGGGGTGGTTTTTACTCTGCTCAGGATGCAGAAAGTGAAGGTGTTGAAGGGAAATACTATACATGGAGTGTTAAAGAAATAGAAAATATACTTGGCAAACAGGCTGACCGTTTTATAGAAACATATAGCCTGAAATCTGATGGTAATTTTATTGATGAAGCAACCGGTAAAAAAACAGGGAAAAATGTACTTTATTTAAGGAATTATAAGGAAGAGGTAGAGGAGTTAAAAAAGGAAAGAGAAAAATTGTTTAAGGTGCGGCAGAGAAGAAGACCACCTTTTAAAGATGATAAAATTTTAACTGACTGGAATGGTTTAATGATTGCTGGACTGGCCAGGGCAGGGCAGGCAACCGGGGAGATAGAATATATAACAATGGCCCGGGAGGCAGCTGACTTTATAATAAATAATTTATATTCCAGTGATAACCGCTTATACCACAGATTCCGTAAAGGTGAGGTCTCTATAAAAGGGAATTTAAATGATTATGCCTTTTTTATCTGGGGTCTTCTGGAGCTTTACCAGGATACATTTGAGGTTAAATACTTAAAAAAAGCCTTGAAATTAATAGACCAACAGCTTAATTACTTCTGGGATAATAAAAATGGTGGTTTTTATTTTACTCCTGATGATGAAGAGGAGATTCTGGTAAGGCAGAAAGAAATATATGATGGGGCCACACCCTCCGGTAATTCAGTTTCTATATGGAATTTATATAGAATAGGCCATTTGACCGGAAACAGTGACTATGAAGAGATAGCAGAAAATATTTTAAGGGTTTTCTCTGATAAAATAAAAAATGATCCAGCTTCTTATAGCATGGCCCTGATTGGATTAAATTCATTGCTTGGTCCCGGGTATGATGTCGTTGTTGTTGGTGATAAAAATAAAGCAAAAACCCATAAAATACTTTATTCCCTCAAAAATGAATATATCCCAAATGTAAATACCCTGTTTAAACCTGCTCATAATGGGAAGATATTAACTGAACTGGGTCCCTTTATTGAAAATTACCATATGATTAATAATCTCCCCACCATTTATGTGTGTAAAGATTACTCCTGTCGCAGGCCAACCAATAATGTTGATGAGGCAATAAGTATGTTAAAAAAATAG
- a CDS encoding DegV family protein, which produces MKNKIITDSCCDLPDNLLKKLKNVSIVPMNLTVDGEQYEDRRDISLETFYKKLKSSSSHTTSASPSPVKFLNELSDAENSFVVTVSSSLSSSYNNALLARKMLLDDVKDRAVHIFDSLNASVGQGLVVLKINELINNDVSFNEIIETTENYIKNLKTFFILDRLDNLMKSGRINRILGRIVSALNIKFIMGKNDKGKIDIYSKTRGSKRAMKRILNIIGQYGTNFQDKILGIAHCNCYDKALNLKEEIQKQYNFKDIIITPMGPTISGYADLGGILVSF; this is translated from the coding sequence ATGAAGAATAAAATAATAACAGATAGTTGCTGTGATCTACCAGACAATTTATTAAAAAAGCTTAAAAATGTTAGTATTGTACCTATGAATTTAACTGTAGATGGTGAACAATATGAAGATAGAAGGGACATAAGTCTTGAGACTTTTTATAAAAAGCTCAAATCCTCAAGTAGTCATACAACATCAGCCAGTCCATCCCCGGTAAAATTCCTAAATGAATTAAGTGATGCTGAAAATTCTTTTGTGGTAACAGTATCTTCCTCATTGAGCAGTAGTTATAATAACGCACTGCTGGCCAGGAAAATGTTACTTGATGATGTTAAGGACAGGGCAGTACATATATTTGATTCTTTAAATGCTTCTGTCGGGCAGGGGTTAGTTGTTTTAAAAATAAATGAATTAATTAATAACGATGTTTCATTTAACGAAATTATAGAGACAACTGAGAATTATATAAAGAATTTAAAAACCTTTTTTATACTTGACAGGCTGGATAATCTAATGAAAAGTGGCCGTATAAACCGAATTCTGGGTAGAATAGTTTCTGCCCTTAATATTAAGTTTATCATGGGAAAAAATGATAAGGGTAAAATTGATATTTATAGTAAAACAAGGGGTTCAAAGAGGGCCATGAAAAGAATTTTAAATATTATCGGTCAGTATGGTACCAATTTTCAGGATAAAATACTGGGAATAGCCCATTGCAACTGTTATGATAAAGCCCTTAATTTAAAAGAAGAGATTCAGAAACAATATAATTTTAAAGATATTATAATTACTCCCATGGGTCCAACCATTTCAGGTTATGCAGACCTTGGGGGAATACTGGTTAGTTTTTAA
- a CDS encoding esterase/lipase family protein, with protein sequence MSNMFVLKCLTILLTTGILMILPSPDVLAEKRIDYKSRDSWNDILNHEDTVNYPVIFIHGIGGKLSFWEKTIKTMVGSNYYEMRYIKNNKVYHNYYGEEPERWVWNISYYTLNGVKETIYGDLNLYARRLHKMIEIIKEITGKDKVIIVAHSMGGLVARKYMTTNNKCWESVYKILTVGTPNEGVEVSVGIVGQLRDLKKGSSFINNLNRDWVKMKKHHEKWGIVAGIKNNSFLIDYNFNPRATDAAGPGFVTVSSAIPFGEWEGAFRTGVGKEAYNTPHFGFRILVEASHMDLLYHRGTFMGIHWALMKNDR encoded by the coding sequence ATGAGTAACATGTTTGTTTTAAAATGTTTGACAATACTACTGACAACAGGCATCTTAATGATTTTACCCTCACCAGATGTTTTAGCAGAAAAAAGGATTGATTATAAGTCCAGAGATAGCTGGAATGATATCCTTAACCATGAAGATACCGTAAATTACCCGGTTATATTTATTCATGGTATTGGTGGCAAACTATCATTCTGGGAAAAGACAATAAAAACCATGGTCGGTTCAAATTATTATGAAATGAGATATATAAAAAACAATAAAGTATACCATAATTATTACGGTGAAGAGCCAGAGAGATGGGTCTGGAATATTTCATATTATACTTTAAATGGTGTTAAAGAAACTATTTATGGTGATTTAAATCTCTATGCCAGAAGGTTACATAAAATGATTGAAATAATTAAAGAAATTACCGGCAAAGACAAGGTAATAATAGTTGCCCACAGTATGGGAGGCCTTGTTGCCAGAAAATATATGACCACTAATAACAAATGCTGGGAGTCAGTTTATAAAATCTTAACTGTAGGAACCCCTAATGAAGGTGTAGAAGTCTCTGTGGGGATCGTGGGACAACTAAGGGATTTAAAAAAAGGTAGTTCATTTATAAATAATTTGAACAGAGACTGGGTTAAAATGAAAAAACATCATGAAAAATGGGGTATTGTTGCCGGAATTAAAAATAATTCCTTTTTAATTGATTATAATTTTAACCCCAGGGCAACCGATGCAGCTGGCCCCGGCTTTGTAACCGTTTCTTCAGCTATTCCCTTTGGGGAGTGGGAAGGGGCATTCAGGACAGGAGTTGGTAAAGAAGCATATAACACCCCTCATTTTGGTTTCAGGATTCTGGTTGAAGCCAGTCATATGGATTTATTGTACCACCGGGGAACATTTATGGGAATACACTGGGCTCTAATGAAAAATGACAGGTAA